Proteins co-encoded in one Streptomyces sp. JH34 genomic window:
- the rlmN gene encoding 23S rRNA (adenine(2503)-C(2))-methyltransferase RlmN, whose product MPKPGELTFVAPRGAKRPPRHLADLTPDERKEAVAATGEKPFRAKQLSQHYFSRYAHDPAEWTNIPAASRDKLAEAMFPELMSVLRHISCDDDTTRKTLWKLHDGTLVESVLMRYPDRVTMCISSQAGCGMNCPFCATGQAGLDRNLSTAEIVHQIVDGMRALRDGEVPGGPARLSNIVFMGMGEPLANYKRVVGAIRRLTDPEPDGLGLSQRGITVSTVGLVPAMLRFADEGFKCRLAVSLHAPDDELRDTLVPVNTRWKVREVLDAAWEYAEKSGRRISIEYALIRDINDQAWRGDRLGRLLKGKRVHVNLIPLNPTPGSKWTASRPEDEKAFVEAIAAHGVPVTVRDTRGQEIDGACGQLAASER is encoded by the coding sequence ATGCCTAAGCCCGGAGAACTCACTTTCGTCGCGCCCCGCGGAGCCAAGCGGCCGCCGCGGCACCTCGCCGACCTCACGCCCGACGAGCGCAAGGAAGCAGTCGCCGCGACCGGCGAGAAGCCCTTCCGCGCCAAGCAGCTGTCGCAGCACTACTTCTCGCGGTACGCGCACGACCCGGCGGAGTGGACCAACATCCCGGCCGCCTCGCGCGACAAGCTCGCCGAGGCGATGTTCCCCGAGCTGATGTCGGTCTTGCGCCACATCAGCTGCGACGACGACACCACCCGTAAGACGCTGTGGAAGCTGCACGACGGCACCCTCGTCGAGTCCGTCCTCATGCGGTACCCGGACCGGGTGACCATGTGCATCTCGTCCCAGGCCGGCTGCGGGATGAACTGTCCGTTCTGCGCGACCGGTCAGGCCGGTCTCGACCGCAACCTGTCGACCGCCGAGATCGTGCACCAGATCGTGGACGGCATGCGTGCGCTGCGCGACGGCGAGGTCCCGGGCGGGCCGGCGCGGCTGTCCAACATCGTCTTCATGGGCATGGGCGAGCCGCTGGCCAACTACAAGCGCGTGGTCGGTGCGATCCGGCGGCTGACGGATCCCGAGCCGGACGGCCTGGGGCTCTCGCAGCGCGGGATCACCGTGTCCACGGTGGGCCTGGTGCCGGCGATGCTGCGCTTCGCCGACGAGGGCTTCAAGTGCCGCCTGGCGGTCTCCCTGCACGCCCCGGACGACGAGCTGCGCGACACCCTCGTGCCCGTGAACACCCGCTGGAAGGTCCGCGAGGTCCTGGACGCCGCGTGGGAGTACGCGGAGAAGTCGGGCCGTCGCATCTCTATCGAGTACGCGCTGATCCGTGACATCAACGACCAGGCGTGGCGCGGCGACCGGCTGGGCCGGCTCCTCAAGGGCAAGCGGGTGCACGTCAACCTCATCCCGCTGAACCCGACCCCGGGCTCCAAGTGGACCGCCTCGCGGCCCGAGGACGAGAAGGCGTTCGTGGAGGCGATCGCGGCCCACGGGGTGCCGGTCACCGTCCGGGACACCCGCGGTCAGGAGATCGACGGGGCCTGCGGGCAGCTGGCGGCCTCCGAGCGCTGA
- a CDS encoding phosphatidate cytidylyltransferase, which translates to MNDSSWGAPQGAGRWGTPEMGAAPAGPAYDVHAAQQTRPMPIVPDVPDAGRDADDRDDRNGDAARVSGPLFRDEKPQEPMSIPLPPPPQKKRAGRDLRAAIGVGLGLGALVAGSLFIVKAVFVGVVVLAVVVGLWELTSRLKERKGINAPLVPLAVGGAAMVVAGYVRESEGAWVAMALTALAVLVWRMTEPPEGYLKDVTAGVFAVFYVPFLATFVAMMLTADDGAWRVLTFLLLTVVSDTGAYAVGWRFGTHKLAPRISPGKTREGLFGAVGFAMVAGALCMEFLIDGGYWWQGLLLGLAVAASATLGDLGESMIKRDLGIKDMGTLLPGHGGIMDRLDSLLPSAPVVWLLLVLFVGSG; encoded by the coding sequence ATGAACGACTCTTCCTGGGGCGCCCCGCAGGGAGCCGGTCGCTGGGGCACGCCCGAGATGGGGGCCGCTCCGGCGGGTCCTGCATACGATGTGCACGCCGCCCAGCAGACTCGGCCCATGCCCATCGTGCCGGACGTTCCCGACGCAGGTAGAGACGCTGACGACCGCGACGACCGGAACGGGGACGCCGCGCGCGTCAGCGGCCCCCTGTTCCGTGACGAGAAGCCGCAGGAGCCCATGTCGATCCCGCTGCCGCCCCCGCCGCAGAAGAAGCGCGCGGGGCGTGACCTCCGCGCCGCCATAGGCGTCGGTCTCGGTCTCGGTGCCCTCGTCGCCGGCTCCCTCTTCATCGTGAAGGCCGTCTTCGTCGGCGTGGTCGTGCTTGCGGTGGTGGTCGGTCTCTGGGAGCTCACCTCCCGCCTCAAGGAGCGCAAGGGCATCAACGCCCCCCTCGTTCCGCTCGCCGTCGGCGGCGCCGCGATGGTGGTCGCCGGCTACGTGCGGGAGTCGGAGGGCGCCTGGGTCGCCATGGCGCTCACGGCACTCGCCGTGCTCGTGTGGAGGATGACGGAGCCGCCCGAGGGCTACCTCAAGGACGTCACGGCGGGCGTCTTCGCGGTGTTCTACGTACCGTTCCTCGCCACGTTCGTCGCGATGATGCTCACCGCGGACGACGGTGCGTGGCGTGTGCTGACCTTCCTGCTGCTGACCGTGGTCAGCGACACCGGTGCGTACGCCGTCGGCTGGCGCTTCGGGACGCACAAGCTGGCTCCCCGCATCAGTCCGGGCAAGACCCGGGAGGGTCTGTTCGGCGCGGTCGGCTTCGCGATGGTGGCCGGCGCCCTGTGCATGGAGTTCCTGATCGACGGCGGGTACTGGTGGCAGGGACTGCTGTTGGGCCTCGCCGTAGCCGCCAGCGCCACGCTGGGGGACCTGGGGGAGTCCATGATCAAGCGGGACCTCGGCATCAAGGACATGGGCACGCTGCTGCCCGGCCACGGCGGCATCATGGACCGGCTCGACTCGCTCCTGCCGAGCGCGCCGGTCGTGTGGCTGCTGCTGGTGCTGTTCGTCGGATCCGGCTGA
- a CDS encoding thiamine ABC transporter substrate-binding protein, with translation MKTTTKYAVTALAAALGVTALAGCGGSDGQASDSTGAGSKTVTLVSHDSFNASDAVLKAFTKETGYKVKVLKSGDAGAALNQEILTKGSPRGDVFFGVDNTLLSRALDNGLFTPYRAKGLDRVAGDTQLDAGKHRVTPVDTGDICVNYDKKYFADKKLDPPKTFDDLLKPAYRNLLVTENAATSSPGLGFLLGTVAAHGETGYQDYWKKLKDNGVKVVDGWEQAYNDEFSGSAGGRKAKADRPLVVSYASSPPVEVLYADPRPTEAPTGVATGTCFRQTEFAGLLDGAKNEAGGKALLDFLISKQFQEDMPLNMFVNPVVKDAKLPELFTKFGATVDKPATVAPEKIAKNREQWVQSWSSLVVK, from the coding sequence ATGAAGACCACCACGAAGTACGCGGTGACCGCGCTCGCCGCCGCGCTCGGTGTCACCGCGCTCGCAGGCTGCGGGGGCTCCGACGGCCAGGCCTCCGACAGCACGGGGGCCGGGTCGAAGACCGTCACCCTGGTCAGCCATGACTCCTTCAACGCCTCGGACGCCGTCCTGAAGGCGTTCACGAAGGAGACCGGCTACAAGGTCAAGGTCCTCAAGAGCGGTGACGCCGGAGCGGCGCTCAACCAGGAGATCCTGACCAAGGGGTCCCCCCGGGGCGACGTGTTCTTCGGAGTCGACAACACCCTGCTCTCCCGCGCCCTCGACAACGGCCTGTTCACGCCGTACCGGGCGAAGGGCCTGGACCGCGTCGCGGGTGACACCCAGCTCGATGCGGGCAAGCACCGGGTCACGCCCGTCGACACCGGCGACATCTGCGTCAACTACGACAAGAAGTACTTCGCCGACAAGAAGCTGGATCCGCCGAAGACCTTCGACGACCTGCTGAAGCCGGCGTACAGGAACCTCCTCGTCACCGAGAACGCCGCGACTTCCTCGCCCGGTCTCGGCTTCCTCCTCGGCACGGTCGCCGCCCACGGCGAGACCGGCTACCAGGACTACTGGAAGAAGCTGAAGGACAACGGCGTCAAGGTCGTCGACGGCTGGGAGCAGGCGTACAACGACGAGTTCTCCGGCTCCGCCGGCGGCAGGAAGGCCAAGGCCGACCGTCCGCTCGTCGTCTCCTACGCCTCCAGCCCGCCCGTCGAGGTGCTCTACGCCGATCCCCGGCCCACCGAGGCCCCGACCGGTGTGGCCACCGGAACCTGCTTCCGCCAGACCGAGTTCGCCGGACTGCTGGACGGTGCGAAGAACGAGGCGGGCGGCAAGGCGCTGCTGGACTTCCTGATCAGCAAGCAGTTCCAGGAGGACATGCCGCTGAACATGTTCGTGAACCCGGTGGTCAAGGACGCGAAGCTGCCGGAGCTGTTCACGAAGTTCGGTGCCACCGTCGACAAGCCGGCGACGGTGGCCCCGGAGAAGATCGCCAAGAACCGTGAGCAGTGGGTCCAGTCGTGGTCCTCGCTCGTCGTGAAGTAG